Proteins encoded in a region of the Mycolicibacterium duvalii genome:
- a CDS encoding alpha/beta hydrolase, which yields MRKPRPLLRAGVELLNAANGVRPLAREGYLTIPVFAFGWPTSEMSPLYLAGSMLDAARRGLRGDFRGGRGRLALLLNAVTWALLYLIHHRNVSSQPHFEDPLREALGPEYPAISEAARADRRRLVGVWPHDLIRRRYVEKAGTVRYGPHPSVNHADIWRRADLPRDGKAPVLLQIPGGAWAIGMRRPQAYPLLSHLAEHGWVCVSIDYRVSPRHSWPDHIVDVKRALAWIKENIADYGGDPDFVAVSGGSAGGHLTSLVALTADDPQYQPGFEDADTSVVAAVPVYGRYDWVSARGSGRREFIAFLQRLVVKKPITSNRQIYADASPLYRVRPDAPPFFILHGQDDSIIPVPEGREFAEALQEVSTGPVVYAEIPHAQHAFDFYYGSPRAHYTAQAIEEFLSWVQGLRQAARHESAQRNSAAR from the coding sequence CTGCGTAAACCCCGGCCATTGCTGCGCGCCGGTGTCGAACTGCTCAATGCCGCCAACGGCGTGCGCCCGTTGGCCCGCGAGGGCTACCTGACGATCCCGGTGTTCGCGTTCGGGTGGCCGACGTCGGAGATGTCGCCGCTGTACCTGGCCGGGTCGATGCTCGACGCGGCCCGTCGCGGCCTGCGCGGCGACTTCCGCGGCGGCCGAGGACGATTGGCGTTGCTGCTCAACGCCGTCACCTGGGCGCTGCTGTACCTGATCCACCACCGCAACGTGTCGTCGCAGCCGCATTTCGAGGATCCGCTCCGCGAGGCGCTCGGCCCCGAGTACCCGGCGATCTCCGAGGCGGCCCGGGCAGACCGCAGACGCCTCGTCGGCGTGTGGCCTCACGACTTGATCCGCCGGCGCTACGTCGAGAAGGCCGGCACCGTGCGCTACGGGCCGCACCCGTCGGTCAACCACGCCGACATCTGGCGCCGGGCCGACCTGCCCCGGGACGGGAAAGCACCGGTGCTGCTGCAGATTCCGGGCGGCGCATGGGCGATCGGTATGCGTCGGCCACAGGCCTACCCGTTGCTGAGCCACCTGGCCGAGCACGGCTGGGTGTGCGTGTCGATCGACTACCGGGTCAGCCCCCGGCATTCGTGGCCCGACCACATCGTCGACGTCAAGCGGGCGCTGGCCTGGATCAAGGAGAACATCGCCGACTACGGCGGCGATCCCGACTTCGTCGCGGTCTCCGGCGGATCCGCCGGCGGGCATCTGACCTCGCTGGTCGCGCTGACCGCCGACGATCCGCAGTATCAGCCCGGGTTCGAGGACGCCGACACCTCGGTTGTGGCGGCGGTGCCGGTCTACGGTCGCTACGACTGGGTATCGGCCCGCGGCAGCGGACGCCGCGAGTTCATCGCGTTCCTGCAGCGCTTGGTGGTCAAGAAGCCGATCACCAGCAACCGGCAGATCTACGCCGACGCGTCGCCGCTGTACCGGGTGCGCCCCGACGCTCCGCCGTTCTTCATCCTGCACGGTCAGGACGACTCGATCATCCCGGTGCCCGAGGGCCGCGAGTTCGCCGAGGCCCTGCAGGAGGTCTCGACCGGACCGGTGGTGTACGCCGAGATCCCGCACGCGCAGCACGCGTTCGACTTCTATTACGGCTCCCCGCGTGCGCACTACACCGCGCAGGCGATCGAGGAGTTCCTGTCCTGGGTGCAGGGGTTGCGCCAGGCGGCTCGGCACGAGAGCGCACAGCGGAACTCAGCGGCTCGCTGA
- a CDS encoding aldehyde dehydrogenase, producing MTQSTAYKTDWDKLFIGGKWVEPATSDVIEVHSPATGELVGKVPLASAADVDAACAAAREAFDNGPWPQMTPQQRAEVLGRAVKIMEERADELKFLLAAETGQPPTIVDMMQYGAAMSSFQFYAGAADTFTWQDIRDGVYGQTLVVREPVGVVGAVTAWNVPFFLAANKLGPALLAGCTVVLKPAAETPLSVFAMAEMFAEAGLPEGVLSIVPGGAETGQALTANPNLDKYTFTGSSGVGKEIAKIAADHLKPCTLELGGKSAAIILDDADLDSTLPMLVFSGLMNSGQACVGQTRILAPRSRYDEVVEKLSAAVAGMLPGLPDDPAAMIGPLISEKQRDRVEGYIKKGIEEGARVVTGGGRPEGLDSGWFVQPTVFADVDNSMTIAQEEIFGPVLAVIPYTDEDDAVRIANDSVYGLAGSVYTTDNDRALKIARRIRTGTYAVNMYAFDPCAPFGGFKNSGIGRENGWEGIEAYCEPKSILLPFGYTPPAS from the coding sequence ATGACGCAAAGCACTGCCTACAAGACCGACTGGGACAAGCTGTTCATCGGCGGCAAGTGGGTCGAGCCGGCCACCTCCGACGTCATCGAGGTGCACTCCCCCGCCACCGGTGAACTCGTCGGGAAGGTGCCGCTGGCGTCGGCCGCCGACGTCGATGCCGCCTGCGCGGCGGCCCGCGAGGCGTTCGACAACGGGCCGTGGCCGCAGATGACCCCGCAGCAGCGCGCCGAGGTGCTGGGCCGCGCGGTCAAGATCATGGAGGAGCGGGCCGACGAGCTGAAGTTCCTGCTGGCCGCCGAGACGGGCCAGCCGCCGACCATCGTCGACATGATGCAGTACGGCGCGGCGATGTCGTCGTTCCAGTTCTACGCCGGTGCCGCGGACACGTTCACCTGGCAGGACATCCGCGACGGTGTGTACGGGCAGACGCTGGTGGTGCGCGAGCCGGTCGGCGTGGTCGGCGCGGTCACCGCGTGGAACGTGCCGTTCTTCCTGGCGGCCAACAAGCTGGGCCCGGCGCTGCTGGCCGGCTGCACCGTCGTCCTCAAGCCTGCGGCGGAGACGCCGCTGTCGGTGTTCGCGATGGCCGAGATGTTCGCCGAGGCCGGCCTGCCCGAGGGCGTGCTGTCGATCGTGCCGGGCGGCGCGGAAACCGGGCAGGCGCTGACCGCCAACCCGAACCTCGACAAGTACACGTTCACCGGCTCGTCGGGTGTCGGCAAGGAGATCGCCAAGATCGCCGCCGACCACCTCAAGCCGTGCACGCTCGAGCTCGGCGGCAAGTCCGCCGCGATCATCCTCGATGACGCCGACCTGGACTCCACGCTGCCGATGCTGGTCTTCTCCGGGCTGATGAACTCCGGGCAGGCGTGTGTCGGGCAGACCCGCATTCTGGCGCCGCGGTCACGCTACGACGAGGTCGTCGAAAAACTCTCGGCGGCCGTGGCCGGGATGCTGCCCGGCCTGCCGGACGACCCGGCTGCCATGATCGGCCCGCTGATCAGCGAGAAGCAGCGCGACCGCGTCGAGGGCTACATCAAGAAGGGCATCGAGGAGGGCGCGCGCGTCGTCACCGGCGGCGGCCGGCCCGAGGGCCTGGACAGCGGTTGGTTCGTCCAGCCGACGGTCTTCGCCGACGTCGACAACTCGATGACCATCGCGCAGGAGGAGATCTTCGGCCCGGTGCTGGCGGTGATCCCCTACACCGACGAGGACGACGCCGTGCGCATCGCCAACGACTCGGTCTACGGGCTGGCCGGTTCGGTGTACACCACCGACAACGACCGGGCGCTGAAGATCGCGCGGCGCATCCGCACGGGCACCTACGCGGTGAACATGTACGCGTTCGACCCCTGCGCACCGTTCGGCGGGTTCAAGAACTCGGGCATCGGCCGGGAGAACGGCTGGGAGGGCATCGAGGCCTACTGCGAGCCCAAGAGCATCCTGCTGCCGTTCGGGTACACCCCGCCGGCGTCGTAA
- a CDS encoding oxygenase MpaB family protein, whose protein sequence is MTDTRIHIHRRTARWDPDETVTVADAMDFWSFAAGAANVIMQLSVPGVGHGVVESKVDSGNLMKHPWKRARTTFQYLAVAVLGSDADRAAYRDAVNESHRHVRSDASSPVRYNAFDPVLQMWVAACLFVGLEDTYQLLRGRMTPEQSEQFYRSAWPLGTTLQVGEDQWPPTRTDFDRYWDDACGRIAVDEVVGDFLADLVDLRMINPVLALPFRPLLKFLTVGFLAPVFRDALGLSWGRSRQRLFERLFLVVAFVNRFLPGFVRQGGTYLLLADVRMRVRRGRRLV, encoded by the coding sequence ATGACGGACACCCGCATTCACATCCACCGGCGCACCGCACGCTGGGACCCCGACGAGACCGTCACGGTCGCCGACGCGATGGACTTCTGGTCGTTCGCCGCCGGGGCGGCCAACGTGATCATGCAACTGTCCGTGCCGGGCGTCGGCCACGGTGTGGTCGAGAGCAAGGTTGACTCCGGCAACCTGATGAAGCACCCGTGGAAGCGGGCCCGCACCACATTCCAGTACCTGGCCGTCGCGGTGCTCGGATCCGACGCGGACCGCGCGGCCTACCGGGACGCGGTCAACGAATCCCACCGCCACGTCCGATCCGACGCGTCGAGCCCGGTGCGGTACAACGCCTTCGACCCTGTCCTGCAGATGTGGGTGGCGGCGTGCCTGTTCGTCGGGCTGGAGGACACCTATCAGCTGCTGCGCGGACGGATGACCCCGGAGCAGTCCGAGCAGTTCTACCGGTCGGCGTGGCCGCTGGGCACCACGCTGCAGGTCGGCGAGGACCAGTGGCCGCCGACGCGCACGGACTTCGACCGGTATTGGGACGACGCCTGTGGACGCATCGCCGTCGACGAGGTGGTCGGCGACTTCCTGGCCGACCTGGTCGACCTCAGAATGATCAATCCCGTTCTGGCACTGCCGTTCCGGCCGCTGCTGAAGTTCCTCACCGTCGGCTTCCTGGCGCCGGTGTTCCGGGACGCGCTCGGCCTGTCCTGGGGCCGGTCGCGGCAACGGCTTTTCGAGCGGCTGTTCCTGGTCGTCGCGTTCGTGAACCGGTTCCTGCCCGGGTTCGTCCGCCAGGGCGGGACGTATCTGTTGCTCGCCGACGTCCGGATGCGGGTCCGGCGGGGACGGCGGCTGGTATGA
- a CDS encoding class I SAM-dependent methyltransferase → MLATELFAQRATLARSVRLLAAFRFEQTDPDLFYGALAADTVALVSDLWRATAGTALSGRTVVDVGGGPGYFATAFAEAGVRYVGVEPDPAEMHAAAPRTHDRAGVFVRASGTALPFADASVDVCLSSNVAEHVAEPWRLGDEMLRVTRPGGLVVLSYTVWLGPFGGHETGVAHYLGGRRAADRYARRHGHRPKNDYGSSLFAVSAADGLRWARGTGALVAAFPRYHPRWAWGLTRVPGIREFLVSNLVLVLQPS, encoded by the coding sequence ATGCTCGCTACCGAACTGTTCGCGCAGCGGGCGACGCTGGCGCGCTCGGTGCGGCTGCTGGCCGCGTTCCGCTTCGAGCAGACCGACCCCGACCTGTTCTACGGCGCACTGGCCGCCGACACGGTCGCACTGGTCTCCGACCTGTGGCGGGCCACCGCCGGCACCGCGCTGTCGGGCCGGACAGTGGTGGACGTCGGCGGTGGGCCAGGCTACTTCGCGACGGCGTTCGCCGAGGCCGGGGTGCGCTACGTCGGGGTGGAGCCCGACCCGGCCGAAATGCACGCCGCGGCCCCGCGGACCCACGACCGTGCCGGTGTATTCGTCCGGGCGTCGGGAACGGCGCTGCCGTTCGCCGACGCCAGCGTCGACGTGTGTCTGTCGTCCAACGTCGCCGAGCATGTCGCCGAACCGTGGCGGCTCGGCGACGAGATGCTGCGCGTCACCCGGCCCGGCGGGCTGGTTGTGCTGTCCTACACCGTCTGGCTGGGCCCGTTCGGGGGCCACGAGACGGGGGTCGCGCACTACCTGGGCGGACGGCGGGCCGCCGACCGCTACGCCCGCCGACACGGTCACCGACCCAAGAACGACTACGGGTCGTCGTTGTTCGCGGTGTCGGCTGCCGACGGCCTGCGCTGGGCGCGCGGCACCGGCGCGCTGGTCGCCGCCTTCCCCCGCTACCACCCGCGATGGGCCTGGGGACTGACCCGGGTGCCGGGCATACGGGAATTCCTGGTGAGCAATCTGGTGCTGGTGTTGCAGCCGTCTTGA
- a CDS encoding acyl-CoA dehydrogenase — MGHYKSNIRDLEFNLFETLALEKVLATGEFGDLDAESVRQMLDEAARLAEGPVAEAFAESDRNPPTFDPTTHAVTIPEPFKKSYRAWYSGEWFRVGMAEEIGGVPAPAVVEWAINEFVLGAQPAAFIYSAGPKMADILFGIGNEQQRHWAKLMVERNWGATMVLTEPDAGSDVGAGRTKAVQQPDGTWHLDGVKRFITNGDADDLYENIMHVVLARPEGAGPGTKGLSLFMVPKFHFDPQTGDIGERNGVFVTGLEHKMGLKVSSTCELTFGQHGVPAVGWLVNDTHDGIAQMFRVIEYARMMVGTKAIATLSTGYLNALEYARTRVQGADMTQMTDKTAPRVTIIHHPDVRRALLTQKAYAEGLRALYLYTAAHQDHAVASVVSGADASMAERVNDLLLPIVKGVGSERAYQCLTESLQTFGGSGFLQDYPIEQYIRDAKIDSLYEGTTAIQAQDFFFRKIARDRGGALLHVVTQIKKFLDDASARPELAGERKLLATAVDDVQAMVATMTSFLVESQQKPSELYRLGLQSVPLLLAVGDALLGWLLLHQAEVALAALDGDIGDGDRAYYTGKVATARFFAKNMLPMLSAQRAILEAVDLTAMDLAEAGF, encoded by the coding sequence ATGGGTCACTACAAGAGCAACATCCGCGACCTGGAGTTCAACCTGTTCGAAACCCTGGCGCTGGAGAAGGTCCTGGCCACCGGCGAGTTCGGCGACCTCGACGCGGAGTCGGTGCGCCAGATGCTCGACGAGGCGGCGCGGCTGGCCGAGGGACCGGTGGCCGAGGCGTTCGCCGAGTCCGACCGCAATCCGCCGACGTTCGACCCGACCACCCACGCGGTCACCATCCCCGAACCGTTCAAGAAGTCCTACCGCGCCTGGTACAGCGGTGAGTGGTTTCGGGTCGGGATGGCCGAGGAGATCGGCGGCGTGCCCGCGCCGGCCGTCGTCGAATGGGCGATCAACGAGTTCGTGCTCGGTGCGCAGCCCGCGGCGTTCATCTATTCGGCCGGACCGAAGATGGCCGACATCCTCTTCGGCATCGGCAATGAGCAGCAACGACATTGGGCCAAGCTGATGGTCGAGCGCAACTGGGGCGCAACCATGGTGCTCACCGAACCCGACGCCGGGTCCGATGTCGGCGCCGGCCGCACCAAAGCCGTACAGCAACCCGACGGCACCTGGCACCTCGACGGCGTGAAGCGGTTCATCACCAACGGCGACGCCGACGACCTGTACGAGAACATCATGCACGTGGTGCTGGCCCGTCCCGAGGGCGCCGGGCCCGGCACCAAGGGCCTGAGCCTGTTCATGGTGCCCAAGTTCCATTTCGACCCGCAGACCGGTGACATCGGCGAGCGCAACGGCGTCTTCGTCACCGGCCTCGAGCACAAGATGGGCCTGAAGGTCTCGTCGACCTGCGAGCTGACGTTCGGCCAGCACGGGGTGCCGGCGGTGGGCTGGCTGGTCAACGACACCCACGACGGCATCGCCCAGATGTTCCGTGTCATCGAGTATGCGCGAATGATGGTGGGTACCAAGGCGATCGCGACGCTGTCGACGGGCTACCTGAATGCGCTGGAGTACGCCAGGACCCGGGTCCAGGGTGCGGACATGACGCAGATGACCGACAAGACCGCGCCCCGGGTGACGATCATCCACCACCCCGACGTGCGACGGGCGTTGCTGACCCAGAAGGCCTACGCCGAGGGACTGCGGGCGCTGTACCTCTACACCGCCGCGCATCAGGACCACGCGGTGGCCTCGGTCGTGTCGGGTGCCGATGCGTCGATGGCCGAGCGCGTCAACGATCTGCTGTTGCCGATCGTCAAAGGCGTGGGGTCCGAGCGCGCCTACCAGTGTCTGACCGAGTCGCTGCAGACGTTCGGCGGTTCGGGCTTCCTGCAGGACTACCCGATCGAGCAGTACATCCGCGACGCCAAGATCGACTCGCTCTACGAGGGCACCACCGCCATCCAGGCCCAGGACTTCTTCTTCCGCAAGATCGCCCGCGACCGCGGCGGCGCGCTGCTGCACGTGGTCACCCAGATCAAGAAGTTCCTCGACGACGCATCGGCGCGACCGGAGCTGGCCGGCGAGCGCAAGCTGCTCGCGACCGCCGTCGACGACGTGCAGGCCATGGTCGCGACGATGACGTCGTTCCTGGTGGAGTCGCAGCAGAAGCCCAGCGAGCTCTACCGGCTGGGCCTGCAGTCGGTGCCGTTGCTGCTCGCGGTCGGCGACGCGCTGCTGGGCTGGCTGCTGCTGCACCAGGCCGAGGTCGCGCTGGCCGCCCTCGACGGCGACATCGGCGACGGTGACCGGGCGTACTACACCGGCAAGGTCGCCACCGCGCGCTTCTTCGCCAAGAACATGCTGCCGATGCTCTCGGCGCAGCGGGCGATCCTCGAGGCCGTCGACCTGACCGCCATGGACCTGGCCGAGGCGGGTTTCTAG
- a CDS encoding dihydrofolate reductase family protein, producing the protein MACVYYTAASLDGYIVDGNDSLEWLTSRAISDDGPFAIEPFVAGVGALVMGATTYEWIAANHPGEWMYSQPSWVMTHRPDLVADGHPVRPFAGSAEALYPELAAAAGTGNVWVVGGGQVAAQFVAAGLVDEMVVAYAPCSLGGGARLLPMRSEWRLAESAVNGDFVIARWCRAPES; encoded by the coding sequence ATGGCCTGTGTCTACTACACCGCCGCGAGCCTGGACGGTTACATCGTCGACGGCAACGACAGCCTGGAGTGGCTGACCTCGCGCGCCATCTCCGACGACGGGCCGTTCGCGATCGAACCGTTCGTCGCGGGGGTGGGCGCGTTGGTGATGGGCGCCACGACCTACGAGTGGATCGCCGCCAACCACCCGGGGGAGTGGATGTACAGCCAACCGTCGTGGGTGATGACGCATCGTCCGGACCTCGTCGCCGACGGGCACCCGGTGCGCCCGTTCGCCGGTTCCGCCGAGGCGCTGTACCCGGAACTGGCCGCCGCGGCGGGCACCGGCAACGTCTGGGTCGTCGGTGGCGGGCAGGTGGCGGCGCAGTTCGTCGCCGCCGGTCTGGTCGACGAGATGGTCGTCGCGTACGCGCCGTGCTCGCTGGGCGGGGGAGCACGGCTGCTGCCGATGCGCTCGGAATGGCGGCTGGCCGAGTCGGCGGTCAACGGCGACTTCGTCATCGCCCGGTGGTGCCGCGCCCCTGAGTCGTAG
- a CDS encoding glycosyltransferase family 4 protein, which translates to MSVRPAEPARVESVLLLCWRDTGHPQGGGSETYLQRIGAHLAAGGVRVTLRTARYRGAPRRETIDGVEIQRRGGPYTVYVWAGLAMAAAMIGLGPMRRIRPDVVVDTQNGLPFLSRLVFGRRVVVLVHHCHREQWPVAGPVMSRIGWFVESRLSPRLHRRNQYVTVSLPSARDLELLGVQPDRIAIVRNGVDAAPAHTVTIQRSPTPRMVVLSRLVPHKQIEDALEAVARLRTRLPDVHLDVLGDGWWADRLITHATRLGIADAVTFHGHVDDDTKHAVLQRSWVHVLPSRKEGWGLAVVEAAQHAVPTIGYRCSGGLTDSVVDGVTGLLVDDRCGLVDGLERLLRDRVLREQLGAKAQVRSDEFSWAQSAEAMHLVLDRVAGGRRVSGVV; encoded by the coding sequence ATGTCTGTCCGCCCCGCCGAGCCCGCACGCGTCGAATCCGTGCTGCTGCTCTGCTGGCGGGACACCGGCCACCCCCAGGGCGGCGGCAGCGAGACGTATCTGCAGCGCATCGGAGCCCACCTCGCCGCCGGCGGGGTGCGGGTGACGTTGCGGACCGCGCGGTACCGCGGCGCGCCGCGCCGCGAGACCATCGACGGCGTCGAGATCCAGCGCAGGGGCGGGCCCTACACCGTCTACGTCTGGGCGGGTCTGGCGATGGCCGCAGCCATGATCGGGCTGGGCCCGATGCGGCGTATCCGGCCCGACGTCGTGGTGGACACCCAGAACGGGCTGCCGTTCCTGTCCCGGCTGGTGTTCGGGCGGCGCGTGGTGGTGCTGGTGCACCACTGCCACCGCGAGCAGTGGCCGGTCGCGGGACCGGTGATGAGCCGTATCGGCTGGTTCGTGGAATCGCGCCTGTCCCCGCGGCTGCACCGACGCAACCAGTACGTCACGGTGTCGCTGCCGTCGGCGCGCGACCTGGAACTGCTCGGGGTGCAGCCCGACCGCATCGCGATCGTGCGCAACGGCGTCGACGCCGCACCGGCGCATACCGTGACCATTCAGCGCTCGCCGACACCGCGGATGGTGGTGTTGTCGCGGCTGGTCCCGCACAAGCAGATCGAGGACGCGCTGGAGGCGGTCGCCCGGCTGCGCACCCGCCTGCCCGACGTGCACCTCGACGTCCTGGGTGACGGCTGGTGGGCCGACCGGCTGATCACCCACGCCACCCGGCTCGGCATCGCCGACGCCGTGACCTTCCACGGGCATGTCGACGACGACACCAAACACGCTGTGCTGCAGCGCAGCTGGGTGCACGTGCTGCCGTCCCGGAAAGAAGGCTGGGGACTGGCGGTGGTGGAGGCGGCGCAGCACGCCGTGCCGACGATCGGCTACCGCTGTTCGGGCGGGCTGACCGACTCCGTCGTCGACGGCGTGACCGGGCTGCTCGTCGACGACCGGTGCGGGCTGGTCGACGGTCTGGAGCGGTTGCTGCGCGACCGGGTGCTGCGGGAACAGCTCGGCGCCAAAGCCCAGGTGCGCAGCGACGAGTTCTCGTGGGCGCAGAGCGCCGAGGCGATGCACCTGGTGCTGGATCGGGTGGCGGGCGGCCGTCGCGTCAGCGGCGTCGTCTGA
- a CDS encoding helix-turn-helix domain-containing protein — MSDPSRRDRLRELLDAVTDATNHDVGDMARSSYASEFHFSREVRRLTGEPPAALRRRIMLERAAWRLQRGEAVAAVAAAEGWSSAEVFSRAFRRMYGRPPSRAGEVPFRLPAPNGLHFHPPQSLWLDDERGIAVPDVADLMVTHDVDDTAHLLERAAELSAQQWVAEVRPGQTVLDWDGAEPSVGAVLGAIVWTKQVWLATIAGEDFPARAATQPELVSAAELAAHHDDIGKRWRAMISDHAAAGRLGDTVIDALCDPPESFQLYGIVAHVLTYSAHRRELARAMLAGHGVDTRRGDPLDWMRS, encoded by the coding sequence GTGAGTGACCCGTCCCGCCGTGATCGGCTCCGCGAACTCCTCGACGCGGTCACCGATGCCACCAACCACGACGTCGGCGACATGGCGCGCAGCAGCTACGCCTCGGAGTTCCACTTCTCTCGCGAGGTCCGCCGGCTGACCGGAGAGCCCCCGGCCGCACTGCGGCGGCGCATCATGCTCGAACGCGCCGCGTGGCGGCTGCAGCGCGGGGAGGCGGTCGCGGCGGTCGCCGCCGCCGAAGGCTGGTCCTCGGCCGAGGTGTTCTCTCGCGCGTTCCGCCGCATGTACGGACGGCCACCGTCGCGGGCCGGGGAGGTGCCGTTCCGCCTGCCCGCGCCCAACGGATTGCACTTCCACCCGCCGCAGTCGCTGTGGCTGGACGACGAACGCGGCATCGCGGTACCCGATGTCGCCGACCTGATGGTCACCCACGACGTCGACGACACCGCCCATCTGCTCGAGCGCGCCGCCGAACTGAGCGCGCAGCAGTGGGTGGCCGAGGTGCGGCCCGGTCAGACGGTGCTCGACTGGGACGGTGCCGAACCGAGCGTCGGCGCGGTGCTCGGTGCGATCGTGTGGACCAAACAGGTCTGGCTGGCGACGATCGCCGGGGAGGACTTCCCGGCACGAGCCGCGACGCAACCCGAACTGGTCAGCGCCGCCGAGCTGGCAGCCCACCACGACGATATCGGAAAGCGTTGGCGGGCAATGATTTCAGACCACGCGGCAGCGGGCCGGCTCGGTGACACCGTGATCGACGCGCTGTGTGACCCGCCGGAGTCGTTCCAGCTGTACGGCATCGTCGCCCACGTGTTGACCTACTCCGCGCACCGGCGTGAGCTCGCCCGCGCGATGTTGGCCGGCCACGGTGTGGACACCCGCCGTGGGGACCCGCTGGACTGGATGAGGAGCTGA
- a CDS encoding 1-acyl-sn-glycerol-3-phosphate acyltransferase: MGVLRPFLKGYHRAEVRGLEDFPAGGALVVANHSGGLFAMDVPVFASGFYEKFGYDRPVYTLSHDMLMVGPTGKFFKKAGFIPASHENADEALRSGGVVVVFPGGDYDVYRPTLSANKIDFGGRTGYVRAALNNGVPIVPTVGIGGQESQLFLTRGTEIAKALGPVARAFRTKILPVSFGFPFGLSAVVPVNLPLPTKITMQALPPIDIVAEFGEDPDVDEVDAHVRRVMQRALDDLARERRLPVLG; encoded by the coding sequence ATGGGAGTGCTGCGGCCCTTCCTCAAGGGGTACCACCGCGCGGAGGTGCGTGGTCTCGAGGACTTCCCGGCCGGTGGCGCGCTGGTGGTGGCCAATCACTCCGGCGGCCTGTTCGCGATGGATGTGCCGGTGTTCGCCAGCGGCTTCTACGAGAAGTTCGGCTACGACCGGCCCGTCTACACGCTCAGCCACGACATGCTGATGGTGGGCCCGACCGGAAAGTTCTTCAAGAAGGCGGGGTTCATCCCGGCCAGCCACGAGAACGCCGACGAGGCGTTGCGCTCCGGCGGTGTGGTGGTGGTCTTCCCCGGCGGCGACTACGACGTCTACCGGCCCACGCTGAGCGCGAACAAGATCGACTTCGGCGGCCGCACCGGATACGTGCGTGCAGCGCTGAACAACGGTGTTCCGATCGTGCCGACGGTCGGCATCGGCGGACAGGAAAGCCAACTGTTCCTGACCCGCGGCACCGAGATCGCCAAGGCGCTCGGACCGGTGGCGCGGGCTTTCCGCACCAAGATCCTGCCGGTGTCGTTCGGCTTCCCGTTCGGCCTGTCGGCGGTGGTGCCGGTCAACCTGCCGCTGCCGACCAAGATCACCATGCAGGCGCTGCCGCCGATCGACATCGTCGCCGAGTTCGGTGAGGATCCCGACGTCGACGAGGTCGACGCGCACGTCCGGCGGGTGATGCAGCGCGCCCTCGACGACCTGGCGCGCGAGCGTCGGCTGCCGGTGCTGGGCTAG
- a CDS encoding TetR/AcrR family transcriptional regulator → MAAARDAIDERIHAAALELLRARGPRAVTMQAVTEATGIAKTTLYRRHPNRRALLTAALAGLVVRPSVPAGADAEERMRWAIAQSVDVITHGIGAGGFAALLTDEDPDFSDAFRAILGAHRAQAVEALGCDDADGDTMIDMIVGSYIAELARTGSVDDSWVARVAAILGRSASR, encoded by the coding sequence ATGGCCGCAGCACGCGACGCGATCGACGAGCGGATCCACGCCGCAGCGCTGGAACTGCTGCGCGCCCGCGGACCCCGCGCGGTGACCATGCAGGCCGTCACCGAGGCGACCGGCATCGCGAAGACCACGCTGTACCGGCGCCACCCCAACCGGCGCGCGCTGCTGACCGCGGCGCTGGCGGGGCTGGTCGTGCGCCCGTCCGTCCCGGCGGGCGCCGATGCCGAAGAACGCATGCGCTGGGCGATCGCGCAGTCGGTCGACGTGATCACCCACGGTATCGGCGCCGGCGGATTCGCGGCGCTGCTGACCGACGAGGATCCGGACTTCAGCGACGCGTTCCGGGCCATCCTCGGGGCCCACCGCGCCCAGGCCGTCGAGGCGCTGGGCTGCGATGACGCCGACGGCGACACGATGATCGACATGATCGTCGGCAGCTACATCGCCGAGCTTGCGCGCACCGGGTCCGTCGACGACAGCTGGGTCGCCCGTGTCGCCGCGATCCTCGGGCGGTCAGCGAGCCGCTGA